In the Longimicrobiaceae bacterium genome, GCCGAGCGCGCCGCCGCCGGCCGCACGCCCAAGGCGGTGGTGCTGGTGCACCTGTACGGCCAGAGCGCCGACATCGCCCCGGTCGCGGAGATCTGCGACCGCTACGGCGTGGCGCTGGTGGAGGACGCGGCCGAGGCGCTGGGTGCCACGTACCACGGCCGCGCGCCGGGCACGTTCGGGCGGGTGGGCATCTTCTCGTTCAACGGCAACAAGATCATCACCACGTCCGGCGGCGGCATGCTGGTCTCGGCAGATGCGGGGCTGGTGGAGCACGCGCGCAAGCTGGCCACGCAGGCCCGCGACGCCGCGCCGCACTACCAGCACAGCGAGATCGGCTACAACTACCGGATGAGCAACGTGCTGGCCGCCATCGGCCGCGGGCAGCTGAAGGTGCTGGAGGAGCGCGTGCAGGCCCGCCGCCGCAACTTCGAGTTCTATCGCGAGGCGCTGGGGGGGATGCCCGGCATCGACTTCATGCCGGAGGCGAGCTGGGGCCGCCACACGCGCTGGCTCACCTGCATCACCGTGGACCCGGAGCTGTTCGGCGCCGGCCGCGAGGCGCTTCGCCTGGCCTTCGAGGCCGAGCAGATCGAGGCCCGCCCCGTCTGGAAGCCCATGCACCTGCAGCCCATCTTCGCCAAGTACCCCGTCTACGACACCGGCGTCGCGGCGGACCTCTTCGACCGCGGCCTCTGCCTCCCCTCCGGCTCCGACCTCACGCCCGACGAGCTGGATCGCGTGGCGGAAGTAGTCCGCCGCGTCGCCGCCCCGGCGATGGCGGGTTGATGAGC is a window encoding:
- a CDS encoding aminotransferase class I/II-fold pyridoxal phosphate-dependent enzyme; protein product: MERIYLSRPYMSGHELPLVQDAFASNWIAPLGPHVDAFEREFAEVVGSPHAAALSSGTAALHLALMLVGVGAGDEVVVSSLTFSASVNPVLYLGATPVFVDSERGSWNMDPALLEQALAERAAAGRTPKAVVLVHLYGQSADIAPVAEICDRYGVALVEDAAEALGATYHGRAPGTFGRVGIFSFNGNKIITTSGGGMLVSADAGLVEHARKLATQARDAAPHYQHSEIGYNYRMSNVLAAIGRGQLKVLEERVQARRRNFEFYREALGGMPGIDFMPEASWGRHTRWLTCITVDPELFGAGREALRLAFEAEQIEARPVWKPMHLQPIFAKYPVYDTGVAADLFDRGLCLPSGSDLTPDELDRVAEVVRRVAAPAMAG